A genomic window from Microvirga sp. TS319 includes:
- a CDS encoding YihY/virulence factor BrkB family protein — MAPMNEQAEDWPSVGEKAARGEPSGDLARARELGRGRDADTPGEIPARGWKDILWRMLWLIPENRILSTAGGVAFFALLAVFPAIATIVSLYGLFADTSTIRGHLSLLVGILPGGVLELIGEQIGLIVAQDSDTLSLAFVVGFLIALWSANSGVAALFDALNVVYGEKEKRSLLRFYATTFLLTLGMIGVVILAIGAVVVAPVVFTFMGFVTPAGRLLSILRWPALFVVVFAWLAVIYRYGPSRQDAKWRWVTWGSAMAALLWLAASMLFSWYVANFDSYNKTYGSLGAGVGFMIWIWLSVVIVLLGAVLNAEMEHQTAEDSTEGPPEPLGSRGANKADHVGQSHV, encoded by the coding sequence ATGGCTCCGATGAATGAGCAGGCAGAGGATTGGCCCAGCGTCGGCGAGAAGGCAGCCCGTGGCGAGCCGTCGGGCGATCTGGCCCGCGCCCGTGAGCTTGGTCGGGGACGCGACGCCGACACCCCCGGGGAGATCCCGGCGCGGGGCTGGAAAGACATCCTTTGGCGCATGCTGTGGTTGATTCCGGAGAACCGGATCCTGTCCACCGCGGGCGGGGTCGCCTTCTTTGCCCTGCTGGCGGTGTTCCCGGCAATCGCCACAATCGTGTCACTCTACGGGCTCTTTGCCGATACCAGCACGATCAGGGGACATCTGTCCCTTTTGGTCGGCATTCTGCCCGGCGGCGTGCTGGAACTCATCGGCGAGCAGATCGGCCTGATCGTCGCCCAGGACAGCGACACGCTCAGCCTTGCCTTCGTGGTGGGTTTTCTGATCGCGCTCTGGAGCGCGAACTCGGGCGTTGCGGCCCTCTTCGATGCGCTCAATGTGGTCTATGGCGAGAAAGAGAAGCGCAGCCTGCTGCGCTTTTATGCCACGACGTTCCTGCTCACACTCGGCATGATTGGCGTCGTGATCCTGGCCATCGGCGCGGTGGTGGTGGCGCCTGTCGTGTTCACCTTCATGGGCTTCGTGACCCCGGCCGGACGGCTCCTGAGCATTCTGCGCTGGCCTGCCCTGTTCGTTGTCGTCTTTGCCTGGCTGGCCGTCATCTACCGCTACGGCCCAAGCCGCCAAGATGCCAAATGGCGTTGGGTGACCTGGGGCAGTGCCATGGCGGCCCTGCTCTGGCTAGCGGCGTCGATGCTGTTCTCCTGGTACGTCGCCAACTTCGACAGCTACAACAAAACCTATGGCTCGCTTGGCGCCGGCGTTGGCTTCATGATCTGGATCTGGCTGTCGGTGGTGATTGTCCTGCTCGGCGCCGTGCTCAATGCCGAGATGGAGCACCAGACCGCCGAGGACAGCACGGAAGGTCCGCCTGAGCCGCTCGGATCTCGCGGCGCCAACAAGGCGGATCACGTCGGCCAATCACATGTCTGA
- a CDS encoding PRC-barrel domain-containing protein, protein MMTTRFVMTSLGVILISAAALAQTNPPTPNTTAANPAASGKFLSQVEPEKWRTFKLKGLDVYNSNNEHVGDIRELLQDRGGKIEAVVIGVGGFLGMGEHNVALPYDEIQWVEKGSSTTGSTTDTTRTTTPNNPNESVRTTGTVTRTTNVPGPSYPDHAVIKITREQLKAAPAFNFSD, encoded by the coding sequence ATGATGACGACGCGTTTTGTAATGACTTCTCTTGGTGTGATCCTGATCTCCGCTGCGGCCCTCGCGCAAACCAATCCACCGACCCCAAATACGACAGCGGCTAACCCTGCGGCCTCTGGAAAGTTCTTAAGTCAGGTGGAACCGGAGAAATGGCGCACCTTCAAGCTGAAAGGGCTGGACGTTTACAACAGCAATAATGAGCACGTTGGCGATATCAGGGAACTGCTCCAAGACCGTGGCGGCAAGATCGAAGCTGTGGTGATCGGAGTTGGCGGTTTTCTCGGTATGGGCGAGCACAATGTTGCGCTGCCCTACGATGAGATTCAGTGGGTTGAAAAGGGAAGCTCTACGACTGGTTCGACAACGGATACGACCCGGACGACGACCCCGAACAACCCCAATGAGTCGGTCCGCACGACCGGAACGGTGACGCGCACCACAAATGTCCCCGGTCCGTCCTACCCGGACCATGCCGTGATCAAGATCACCAGGGAGCAGCTTAAGGCGGCTCCAGCATTTAACTTCTCTGATTGA
- a CDS encoding PAS domain-containing protein has protein sequence MTAIPIVYVNQSFVDLFCYSREEVLGQNYFFLTGPDTNPEVERHIRAAMQADAPLTLEVSLRAKDGREVWTAQFVSPVHDEQGRVIQHFASFWDITRRVRAERRTRRLNEVLESRVRERTHELQTELDRRHALEGVLTESIREKDQLRSQRSVLLHEVNHRAKNSIAMAISMLRLQIRHRTIPWSRRRWKMPSNAWIISPAFTISSTGRAAMMCRRLIWQGT, from the coding sequence TTGACGGCAATCCCAATTGTCTATGTGAACCAGTCCTTTGTCGACCTCTTCTGCTACTCCCGCGAGGAGGTCCTGGGCCAGAACTACTTCTTTCTGACCGGTCCCGACACCAATCCTGAGGTGGAGCGGCACATCCGGGCCGCCATGCAAGCCGACGCCCCTCTCACCCTTGAGGTGTCGCTTCGCGCCAAAGATGGCCGCGAGGTCTGGACGGCGCAGTTCGTCAGCCCCGTCCATGATGAGCAAGGCCGCGTGATCCAGCACTTCGCGTCGTTCTGGGACATCACCCGCCGCGTCAGGGCCGAGCGCCGCACCCGGCGCCTGAACGAGGTGCTGGAGAGCCGGGTCAGGGAACGCACCCACGAACTTCAGACCGAACTGGACCGCCGGCATGCCCTGGAGGGCGTCCTGACGGAAAGCATCCGCGAGAAGGATCAGCTTCGGAGCCAAAGGAGCGTGTTGTTGCATGAGGTCAACCATCGGGCCAAGAACAGCATCGCCATGGCGATCTCAATGCTGCGCCTTCAGATCAGGCACAGGACAATCCCGTGGTCTCGGAGGCGTTGGAAAATGCCATCCAACGCCTGGATCATCTCGCCCGCATTCACGATCTCCTCTACCGGCAGAGCAGCCATGATGTGCAGGCGGTTGATATGGCAGGGTACCTGA
- a CDS encoding DUF1345 domain-containing protein — translation MAGFEEERAVRYLPSSYLKHHWRFYASAAFGILVWISTGMLARPLHVAIAGDAFFGGYLLSALNTVINATSADMRRRAASRDEGIFLITLLTLAAVSLSLGSIFLLVNEPEKPNAAQLMLAMISVPLGWTTLHTIMGFHYAHLFYRRHSVEVASDAGGLQFPGTEEPALWDFLYYSFVVGMTAQVSDVQVRTTPMRRITLAHGVVSFFFNAVILALAVNIAVGSAH, via the coding sequence ATGGCCGGATTCGAGGAAGAGAGAGCTGTGCGCTACTTACCCAGCTCCTATCTGAAGCATCACTGGCGGTTCTATGCCTCTGCGGCGTTCGGCATCCTTGTTTGGATTTCGACTGGAATGCTTGCTCGGCCCCTGCACGTCGCCATAGCGGGTGACGCCTTCTTCGGCGGCTATCTCTTGTCAGCGCTGAATACGGTGATAAATGCAACGTCGGCAGACATGCGCCGACGCGCTGCGTCAAGGGATGAAGGCATATTCCTGATCACCCTGCTGACCCTTGCGGCCGTCAGTCTGAGCCTCGGGTCAATCTTCTTGTTGGTCAACGAGCCGGAAAAGCCGAATGCTGCTCAACTCATGCTCGCCATGATCAGCGTACCACTGGGCTGGACCACGCTTCACACCATTATGGGGTTTCACTACGCGCACCTCTTCTATCGCAGACATTCCGTAGAGGTCGCGAGCGATGCGGGTGGCCTCCAGTTTCCTGGAACGGAGGAGCCCGCTTTGTGGGACTTCCTATATTACTCGTTTGTTGTAGGAATGACGGCCCAGGTCTCGGACGTGCAGGTGCGAACGACCCCGATGAGACGCATCACTCTCGCCCACGGGGTGGTGTCATTCTTCTTCAATGCGGTCATTCTGGCCCTGGCTGTGAATATTGCTGTTGGATCGGCTCATTAG
- a CDS encoding DDE-type integrase/transposase/recombinase, with translation MITDKLASYGAARREMGLSIEHRQHRGSNNRAENSHQPTRRRERQMKPSSQRDRRSASSRSTIRSAICFTCDAIG, from the coding sequence ATGATCACGGACAAACTTGCATCATACGGCGCTGCTCGCAGGGAGATGGGCCTGAGCATCGAACATCGGCAGCATAGGGGCTCGAACAACCGGGCGGAAAACTCGCATCAACCCACCCGCCGACGCGAACGCCAGATGAAGCCTTCAAGTCAGCGCGACAGGCGCAGCGCTTCCTCTCGATCCACGATCCGATCAGCAATCTGTTTCACCTGCGACGCCATCGGGTGA
- a CDS encoding DUF2934 domain-containing protein, which yields MAPNTHMTEDQVRQRAFELWEKRGCPVGYEAEFWHQAERELKGEANSGGISANATSAKSGSGSDGPA from the coding sequence ATGGCGCCGAACACCCATATGACCGAGGACCAGGTAAGACAGCGTGCCTTCGAGCTTTGGGAGAAACGCGGCTGCCCAGTAGGCTACGAGGCGGAGTTTTGGCACCAGGCCGAGCGTGAGCTGAAAGGGGAAGCAAACAGCGGTGGCATCAGCGCGAATGCCACTTCCGCGAAGAGTGGCTCTGGATCTGACGGCCCGGCTTAG
- a CDS encoding AI-2E family transporter, producing MAPVSMPPRSPLSPIQDDRPPEPNAVSTEALDEAEMPLPSNPQTLFLGGLFALAALAALYVASAIILPVVLAFVLKLLLQPAVRLLEHVHFPRAVGALVAILLVTGTLVGAVAALSIPAATWTERLPQGIPRLEAHLAVLTGPIQALQKVIEQAEQAADASGPKGPTIAVRRDLGLTSALFTGTRSILDGLFTTVLVLYFLLVSGDLFLRRIVEILPKFSDKRQAVDISQQIEEDISAYLVTITAMNAAVGVATAAAMYLCGLGDPLLWGATAFLLNYIPILGPMFGIGIFLLAGMLSFDSLWWALLPPALYLGIHLVEGETLTPMLLARRFTLNPVLVILSLVFWFWMWGVPGAILAVPMLAILKIVCDRVRPLKALGHFLEGT from the coding sequence ATGGCTCCGGTCTCAATGCCACCGCGTTCCCCGTTGTCACCGATCCAAGATGATCGGCCGCCGGAACCGAATGCCGTGTCGACGGAGGCACTCGACGAGGCAGAGATGCCGCTGCCATCCAATCCACAGACGCTCTTTCTCGGTGGGCTTTTCGCCTTGGCCGCTTTGGCGGCGCTCTACGTGGCAAGCGCGATCATCCTTCCCGTCGTACTCGCTTTCGTGTTGAAGCTGCTTCTGCAACCCGCTGTGCGTCTCCTGGAGCATGTGCATTTCCCCCGGGCGGTCGGAGCGCTCGTAGCCATCCTGCTGGTGACTGGAACGCTTGTGGGTGCCGTAGCGGCCCTGTCAATTCCCGCCGCGACTTGGACGGAAAGGTTGCCGCAGGGCATCCCGCGCCTCGAAGCCCACCTGGCGGTTCTCACGGGGCCGATCCAAGCGTTGCAAAAGGTCATCGAGCAGGCCGAGCAGGCCGCCGACGCTTCCGGGCCAAAGGGTCCCACGATTGCGGTTCGCCGCGATCTTGGCCTGACAAGTGCGTTGTTCACGGGAACGCGGTCCATCCTCGACGGCCTGTTTACGACCGTTCTGGTGCTCTACTTTCTGTTGGTGTCGGGCGATCTCTTCCTTCGCCGCATCGTCGAAATCCTGCCGAAGTTCAGCGACAAGCGGCAAGCCGTCGACATCTCCCAGCAGATCGAGGAGGACATATCCGCCTATCTCGTGACGATCACGGCCATGAATGCGGCGGTGGGAGTCGCGACCGCGGCCGCGATGTATCTTTGCGGGCTGGGAGATCCTCTCTTGTGGGGGGCCACAGCCTTCCTGCTCAACTACATTCCGATCTTAGGACCGATGTTTGGGATCGGCATCTTTCTTCTCGCCGGAATGCTGAGTTTCGACAGCTTATGGTGGGCGCTGCTGCCGCCGGCCCTCTATCTCGGCATTCACCTCGTCGAGGGCGAAACTCTGACACCCATGCTGCTGGCGCGGCGCTTCACGTTGAACCCCGTGCTGGTGATCTTGTCGCTGGTGTTCTGGTTCTGGATGTGGGGCGTGCCCGGCGCGATCTTGGCCGTTCCGATGCTGGCGATTCTGAAGATCGTTTGCGATCGGGTGCGCCCGCTGAAGGCCCTGGGACACTTCCTCGAAGGAACATAG
- a CDS encoding sensor histidine kinase — protein MENAIQRLDHLARIHDLLYRQSSHDVQAVDMAGYLTELCRNFGHLRSPQDQRIDLTSDADEITLDVDRAINVALIAGEAITNALKHAFPDKRRGAIRVGLHLQEDYVLLFIEDNGVGLPATRRTGALGMRLIEGMARSLNGILAIEGERRTRIQVRFPLTSERNNPAA, from the coding sequence TTGGAAAATGCCATCCAACGCCTGGATCATCTCGCCCGCATTCACGATCTCCTCTACCGGCAGAGCAGCCATGATGTGCAGGCGGTTGATATGGCAGGGTACCTGACGGAGCTATGCCGGAACTTTGGCCATCTTCGGAGCCCCCAGGATCAGCGCATAGACCTCACGAGCGACGCCGATGAGATCACGTTGGACGTTGATCGCGCCATCAACGTGGCGTTGATCGCGGGAGAGGCAATCACCAACGCACTCAAGCACGCCTTCCCCGACAAGCGGCGCGGCGCCATTCGGGTCGGGCTGCACCTCCAGGAAGACTATGTGCTCCTGTTCATCGAGGATAACGGCGTGGGGCTTCCCGCCACACGGCGCACGGGGGCATTGGGCATGCGCCTGATCGAAGGCATGGCTCGTAGTCTTAACGGCATCCTGGCGATTGAGGGGGAGCGGAGGACGCGGATTCAAGTGCGGTTTCCGCTCACATCTGAGCGCAACAACCCTGCTGCCTAG
- a CDS encoding CsbD family protein translates to MDKNRIKGSATRTGGKIKQAAGDLTGDSKLQSEGKTDQAKGKIQNAVGSVKDALKK, encoded by the coding sequence ATGGACAAAAATCGCATCAAAGGCTCAGCGACACGCACAGGCGGCAAGATCAAACAGGCTGCCGGCGATCTGACGGGCGACTCCAAGCTCCAAAGCGAAGGCAAGACGGATCAGGCCAAGGGTAAGATCCAAAATGCCGTCGGCAGCGTCAAAGACGCGCTCAAGAAGTAA
- a CDS encoding PRC-barrel domain-containing protein yields the protein MPCSAPMVLIAALGFGSMAQAQSTPAASRAPQFITVNNNAILSSRLIGLDVQNASGKEMGKIEDIAFEGGQISGIVLSVGEALDVGQRYVAVDPSSISIRYMEGENKWHAAMNADLNQLKSAPEFRYEGKWTR from the coding sequence ATGCCCTGTTCAGCTCCTATGGTTCTCATCGCCGCCCTCGGTTTTGGAAGCATGGCTCAGGCTCAGAGCACTCCCGCCGCGTCCCGTGCGCCTCAGTTCATCACGGTCAATAACAATGCCATTCTCAGCTCAAGGCTGATCGGATTGGATGTCCAAAATGCCAGTGGCAAGGAGATGGGTAAGATCGAGGACATCGCCTTTGAAGGCGGCCAGATCTCCGGCATCGTGCTGTCGGTCGGCGAGGCCTTGGACGTCGGCCAAAGATATGTGGCCGTGGATCCCTCATCGATCTCGATCCGGTATATGGAGGGCGAGAATAAGTGGCATGCGGCGATGAACGCCGACCTCAATCAGCTCAAGTCGGCCCCGGAGTTTCGTTACGAGGGCAAGTGGACACGTTAA
- a CDS encoding DUF1330 domain-containing protein gives MAFVMFQYDRPTDAHRWNDYNQQVRGWTAQLLHIPGAVSFMAYRTADGASPDTITMLEFDTVEDARKAQESEQMQRVLEGLRSVGVAAKILLVERSPFTPEPFQA, from the coding sequence ATGGCCTTTGTCATGTTTCAGTATGACCGCCCGACCGACGCGCATCGCTGGAACGATTATAACCAACAGGTCCGGGGGTGGACTGCCCAGCTTCTGCACATCCCTGGAGCGGTGTCCTTTATGGCCTATCGCACTGCTGACGGAGCCAGCCCCGACACGATCACCATGCTGGAGTTCGATACGGTGGAGGATGCTCGCAAGGCGCAGGAATCCGAGCAGATGCAGAGAGTTCTCGAAGGTCTGCGGTCGGTCGGCGTGGCAGCCAAGATTCTGCTGGTGGAGCGCTCACCATTTACGCCCGAGCCATTTCAAGCGTGA